Proteins from one Acidobacteriota bacterium genomic window:
- a CDS encoding sigma-70 family RNA polymerase sigma factor yields MNQIPDVTQLLINWNNGDQEALDRLIPLVYAELHRQARRYMKNEGPGHLLQTTALINEAYLRLIDQKVRWQNRAHFFAIASQMMRRILVDYARKRICDKRGGNLVQVQLDEVNTQVQLCIADIIAVDEALHQLSQLDPRRAQVVELRFFGGLNTEEIAQVLNISSITVLRDWNLARAWLVMTLSDNSMASLLKQ; encoded by the coding sequence ATGAACCAGATCCCTGATGTGACTCAATTGCTTATCAACTGGAATAATGGCGATCAGGAGGCCCTGGATCGCTTGATTCCACTCGTCTATGCCGAGCTTCATCGGCAGGCCAGGCGCTATATGAAAAATGAGGGACCGGGCCATCTTCTTCAAACAACAGCACTTATCAACGAAGCCTATCTTCGGTTGATTGACCAGAAAGTCCGCTGGCAAAACCGGGCGCACTTTTTTGCGATTGCCTCACAGATGATGCGGCGGATTCTGGTGGACTATGCCCGGAAACGGATTTGCGACAAACGAGGAGGCAATTTGGTTCAGGTCCAGCTTGATGAAGTCAATACCCAGGTTCAACTGTGTATCGCCGATATCATCGCGGTTGATGAGGCGTTACACCAGCTCTCCCAACTCGATCCCCGTCGGGCTCAGGTTGTCGAACTGCGGTTCTTTGGAGGACTCAACACCGAAGAAATTGCGCAGGTCCTCAATATTTCCTCGATCACGGTGTTGCGTGATTGGAACCTGGCGCGAGCCTGGCTGGTAATGACCCTCTCTGACAACTCGATGGCTTCTTTGCTGAAACAATGA